Proteins encoded together in one Deltaproteobacteria bacterium window:
- the gdhA gene encoding NADP-specific glutamate dehydrogenase, with translation MSVIAEVIEKVKQQDPDQPEFHQAVEEVMQTLEPTVEKHPELVKAKIYERIVEPDRTIIFRVPWVDDNGEIQVNRGFRVQFNNAIGPYKGGIRFHPSVNLGIMKFLGFEQIFKNSLTTLPMGGAKGGADFDPKGKSNAEMMRFCQAFMRELFRHIGPDVDVPAGDIGVGAREIGYMYGYYKKLVNEHTGALTGKGLEYGGSLIRPEATGYGTVYFAAEMLATRGEDFKDKVVAVSGAGNVAQYAVEKVNQFGGRVITLCDSTASIVDEEGICGEKWNFVCELKNIRRGRITEYAEKYGVPCVVGKNIWDVIREQGIKVDIAIPCATQNEIDGKNAAALVKNGCFCVVEGANMPSTPEAIKVYQDNNVLYGPGKAANAGGVATSGLEMTQNSIKLSWTREEVDNRLKMIMKEIHKSCLDASEEYGRTGDYVSGANIAGFMKVAKAMLAYGVV, from the coding sequence ATGTCTGTAATTGCTGAGGTTATCGAAAAGGTAAAACAGCAGGATCCAGATCAGCCGGAATTTCACCAAGCGGTGGAAGAAGTTATGCAAACCCTCGAACCCACTGTTGAAAAACATCCAGAACTCGTTAAAGCAAAAATCTATGAAAGAATTGTGGAACCCGACAGAACTATTATTTTTCGAGTTCCGTGGGTTGATGACAATGGTGAGATCCAGGTAAACAGAGGTTTTAGGGTACAATTTAATAATGCCATTGGGCCTTACAAGGGTGGTATACGATTTCATCCTTCAGTTAATCTCGGAATCATGAAATTCCTCGGTTTTGAGCAGATCTTTAAGAATTCTCTGACAACCCTTCCCATGGGCGGAGCAAAAGGTGGCGCTGACTTTGATCCCAAAGGGAAATCAAATGCTGAAATGATGCGATTCTGCCAAGCCTTTATGCGTGAGCTGTTCAGGCATATTGGCCCTGACGTAGATGTACCTGCTGGTGATATTGGTGTTGGGGCAAGAGAAATTGGCTATATGTATGGCTATTATAAGAAGCTGGTAAATGAACACACAGGAGCCTTAACTGGAAAAGGTCTTGAATATGGAGGAAGCCTTATAAGACCTGAAGCTACCGGTTACGGCACCGTTTATTTTGCAGCCGAAATGTTAGCAACGAGGGGTGAGGATTTCAAGGACAAGGTTGTTGCAGTAAGTGGTGCCGGAAACGTAGCTCAGTATGCGGTTGAAAAAGTCAATCAGTTTGGAGGAAGAGTAATCACCCTCTGTGATTCTACCGCAAGCATTGTTGATGAGGAAGGCATATGCGGCGAAAAATGGAACTTTGTATGTGAATTGAAAAATATACGGAGAGGAAGAATAACGGAGTATGCTGAAAAATATGGTGTGCCATGTGTTGTAGGGAAGAACATATGGGACGTTATTCGAGAACAAGGAATCAAAGTTGATATAGCAATACCTTGTGCTACTCAGAATGAAATTGATGGTAAAAACGCTGCTGCCTTAGTAAAGAATGGCTGTTTCTGTGTTGTCGAGGGTGCCAACATGCCTTCGACGCCTGAAGCTATCAAGGTTTATCAAGACAATAACGTGCTTTATGGACCTGGAAAGGCAGCAAACGCTGGTGGAGTTGCAACATCCGGTCTGGAAATGACCCAGAATAGCATTAAATTGTCTTGGACGCGAGAAGAAGTCGACAACAGGCTTAAAATGATCATGAAAGAAATTCATAAATCTTGTCTTGATGCTTCGGAAGAGTATGGAAGGACAGGGGATTATGTTAGCGGAGCAAACATCGCTGGGTTCATGAAGGTAGCTAAGGCAATGCTTGCGTATGGGGTGGTTTGA
- a CDS encoding cation-translocating P-type ATPase has product MEGSGMAWHTMEAEEVFAQLHTSPAGLSDQEARERLERYGPNELEEKEKISALKVFLDQFKSFLIIILLIAVGLSAILGETVDAIVIGVIIFFACGLGFIQEYRAERAMEALKRMAAPLARVRRAGAEKEVPSRELVPGDIILLRTGDKIPADARLLEAVNLKTDEAPLTGESTPVEKAAEVLGGDIEVAERRNMAYTGTAVVYGRGEGAVIATGMKTEFGKIAQMLQEVEVGRTPLQENLDRMGKWIALGALALCFVLGGIGVLRGHQILEMLIWGISLAVAAVPEALPAVVTIGLAIGVQRMVRRHALTRRLPVVETLGCTTVICSDKTGTLTQDQMTVRRLYVNGKVIEVTGVGYEPRGEFILEERPYEFEGDKTLEMLLLTGALCNDTRLILGEGGWEVRGDPTEGALVVVAQKAGLEHDELTQQFPRIGEIPFSSERKRMTTIHQTPHSQIAFMKGAPEVVLEASRYIYKYGEEETLTGEERGRVLDNGQEMARDALRVLGVAYRRLPDLEKWDESMEREMVFIGLVGMIDPPREEVKEAIKKCERAGIKTVMITGDHQLTAEAIAAELGLIKGGEVLGGLQLEQLDQGEFEEIVEKVDIYARVSPAHKLKIVKALQKRDHVVAMTGDGVNDAPALKQADIGIAMGITGTDVTKEAADMVLTDDNFASIEAAVEEGRGIYGNIKKYLIYLLSCNLGEILLMAVAILFGPLFGLPPGTIPLIAIQILYVNLATDGLPAIALSVDPPEADIMNRHPRPRKETIFTPSVLRYLVGTGVWTAFVSLAVFTWAIHAGRGFTEAQSLCFVTLILVQFFNAFNCRSERYSLFQIGIFANKWLWLAILWECIILTLLLYVPFLQRAFRTFPFSGEDWLIAAASASTIFILAELYKLLGTRLGATPAKAAQA; this is encoded by the coding sequence ATGGAGGGAAGTGGGATGGCATGGCACACTATGGAGGCAGAAGAGGTCTTCGCCCAGCTACACACCTCCCCTGCAGGCCTTTCAGATCAGGAGGCCCGGGAACGGCTGGAAAGATATGGTCCCAATGAGCTCGAGGAGAAGGAGAAGATCTCCGCCCTTAAGGTCTTTCTAGATCAATTCAAGAGTTTTCTCATCATCATCCTCCTGATCGCCGTAGGGCTCTCCGCCATCTTGGGGGAGACGGTCGATGCCATCGTCATCGGAGTCATCATCTTCTTCGCCTGTGGCTTGGGTTTCATTCAGGAGTACCGGGCGGAGCGGGCCATGGAGGCCCTCAAGCGGATGGCTGCCCCTCTGGCACGGGTAAGGAGGGCAGGGGCAGAGAAAGAGGTCCCCTCAAGAGAGCTTGTCCCTGGGGACATCATCTTGTTGCGCACAGGTGACAAGATCCCGGCCGATGCCCGACTCCTGGAGGCAGTCAATCTGAAGACAGATGAGGCACCTCTGACAGGTGAATCCACCCCCGTGGAGAAGGCTGCCGAGGTCTTGGGGGGTGATATCGAGGTAGCCGAGCGCAGGAACATGGCCTATACGGGCACGGCTGTGGTCTATGGCCGGGGGGAAGGGGCGGTCATCGCCACCGGGATGAAGACCGAATTTGGTAAGATCGCCCAGATGCTCCAAGAGGTGGAGGTGGGCAGGACCCCCCTCCAGGAGAACCTCGATCGTATGGGGAAGTGGATCGCCTTAGGGGCCCTCGCCCTCTGTTTTGTCCTGGGGGGGATTGGGGTCTTAAGGGGTCACCAGATTCTGGAGATGCTCATCTGGGGGATTAGCCTCGCAGTGGCCGCTGTCCCTGAGGCCCTACCGGCAGTGGTTACCATCGGATTGGCCATCGGGGTGCAGAGGATGGTCAGGCGACATGCCCTGACTAGGAGGCTCCCTGTGGTGGAGACCCTAGGCTGTACCACCGTAATCTGCTCAGACAAGACCGGTACCCTTACCCAAGATCAGATGACCGTCAGGCGCCTCTATGTGAATGGTAAGGTCATTGAGGTGACCGGGGTTGGCTATGAACCCAGGGGAGAATTTATTCTGGAGGAGAGGCCCTATGAGTTCGAGGGGGATAAGACCTTGGAGATGCTCCTGCTCACCGGGGCGCTGTGCAATGACACCCGCCTCATCCTTGGTGAAGGGGGATGGGAGGTCAGAGGGGACCCTACCGAGGGGGCCCTGGTCGTAGTCGCCCAGAAGGCTGGTCTAGAACATGATGAATTGACACAACAATTTCCCCGCATCGGAGAGATCCCCTTCTCCTCGGAGAGAAAGAGGATGACCACCATTCATCAGACCCCTCATAGTCAGATCGCCTTTATGAAGGGTGCGCCGGAGGTCGTCTTGGAGGCCAGTCGATATATCTACAAGTATGGTGAAGAGGAGACATTGACCGGTGAGGAAAGAGGGCGAGTGCTCGACAATGGCCAAGAGATGGCCAGGGATGCCCTGCGGGTCTTGGGGGTGGCATATCGACGCCTCCCTGATCTGGAGAAGTGGGATGAATCAATGGAGAGGGAGATGGTCTTCATCGGCCTGGTGGGGATGATAGACCCCCCACGGGAGGAGGTAAAGGAGGCCATCAAAAAGTGCGAGAGGGCAGGGATAAAGACCGTCATGATCACCGGGGATCACCAACTGACGGCGGAGGCCATTGCCGCTGAATTGGGTCTAATCAAGGGAGGAGAGGTCTTGGGCGGCCTTCAATTAGAACAATTGGACCAAGGGGAATTTGAGGAGATCGTTGAAAAGGTCGACATCTACGCCCGTGTCTCTCCAGCCCATAAGCTGAAGATTGTAAAGGCCCTGCAGAAAAGGGATCACGTAGTGGCCATGACCGGGGATGGGGTAAACGACGCTCCGGCCCTAAAACAGGCCGATATCGGTATCGCTATGGGGATCACCGGCACCGACGTCACCAAAGAGGCGGCAGATATGGTCCTCACCGATGACAACTTCGCCTCTATTGAGGCTGCTGTAGAAGAGGGGAGGGGGATCTACGGTAACATAAAGAAATATTTGATCTATCTCCTCTCCTGCAACTTGGGTGAGATCCTCCTGATGGCGGTGGCCATCCTCTTCGGCCCCCTTTTTGGTCTGCCACCAGGGACCATCCCCTTGATCGCCATCCAGATCTTATATGTGAACCTGGCGACCGATGGGCTGCCGGCCATCGCCCTCTCCGTCGATCCCCCGGAGGCGGACATCATGAATAGACATCCCCGACCGAGGAAAGAGACCATCTTCACCCCTTCTGTGCTTCGCTATCTGGTAGGGACGGGGGTGTGGACCGCCTTTGTCTCCCTGGCCGTCTTCACCTGGGCGATCCACGCTGGCCGGGGGTTTACGGAGGCCCAGTCGCTATGCTTTGTTACCCTGATCCTGGTGCAGTTCTTCAACGCCTTCAACTGCCGTTCGGAGAGGTATTCCCTCTTCCAGATTGGAATATTCGCCAACAAGTGGCTCTGGCTAGCCATCCTTTGGGAGTGCATCATCCTAACCCTCTTACTCTATGTCCCGTTTCTGCAAAGGGCCTTCCGCACCTTCCCCTTTAGCGGTGAGGATTGGCTGATCGCCGCAGCCTCCGCCTCCACCATCTTCATCTTGGCAGAACTGTACAAACTGCTCGGTACGAGACTAGGAGCAACTCCGGCCAAGGCGGCACAGGCATAA
- a CDS encoding uracil-DNA glycosylase, whose product MGIEDLNEEIRGCNKCRLSETKINALCGEGNLNAKLMLIAQAPGENEDREAKMFIGPSGKVLDELLKMATIDRKEIYMTNLIKCMLPKHRNPKSDEVKICGKYLDKEIELINPKVLAPLGYYATKYIFEKYVLCLPSKPEFRKVFGKIFLAGSKKILPLQHPAALLYNPSLRDEMIKNYRKMKVLLTDCTWYPVCPMKRFYEEGKLSKEWVELYCKGDWEGCVRYQMEETGEPHPDWMLPDGSIDERLRN is encoded by the coding sequence ATGGGGATCGAGGATTTGAATGAAGAGATAAGGGGATGCAACAAATGCAGACTATCTGAGACCAAAATAAACGCCCTTTGCGGTGAGGGAAATCTAAATGCTAAACTCATGCTCATTGCTCAAGCACCCGGAGAGAATGAGGATAGAGAAGCAAAAATGTTTATTGGGCCATCAGGAAAGGTATTGGATGAATTATTGAAAATGGCTACCATCGATAGAAAAGAGATCTACATGACAAATCTGATTAAATGTATGCTACCAAAACACAGGAACCCAAAGTCGGATGAAGTTAAAATTTGCGGCAAGTACTTAGACAAGGAGATAGAATTAATAAATCCAAAGGTATTGGCTCCGTTGGGTTATTATGCAACTAAATACATCTTTGAGAAATATGTCCTTTGCTTGCCATCTAAACCAGAATTTCGTAAGGTTTTTGGCAAAATCTTTTTGGCAGGTAGCAAGAAAATACTCCCTTTGCAACATCCTGCCGCACTCCTGTATAATCCTTCTCTGAGAGATGAAATGATAAAAAATTACCGTAAGATGAAAGTACTTCTTACAGATTGCACATGGTATCCAGTATGCCCGATGAAAAGATTTTATGAAGAAGGAAAATTGAGCAAAGAATGGGTCGAACTCTATTGTAAAGGGGATTGGGAAGGCTGTGTCCGTTATCAAATGGAGGAAACAGGAGAACCACATCCAGATTGGATGCTCCCCGATGGAAGCATTGATGAAAGACTGCGCAATTAG